The Rhodothermus marinus DSM 4252 DNA segment TGCTCGAAGCAGACGCCGCCACCGGCCGCCTCCGCCGCGCCGACGGCACGCCGCTGCCCGAACTGGTGCTGGCCCCCTATCTTTCTCGACCAATCCGGGAGCTGCTCTTTGCCTTCTACCGTCGCCCGCGTCAGTCCCTGCCCTGCGCTCCGCAGTGGAGCGCCGTGCCGGAGGCCGTGCGCACGTCCTGGCTCGAAGCGCTGGGCTGGCAACGACTGCGGGAGCGCGCCGGCAACATTCGCCGGCGATTGCAGGAAGTCCCGCCCGACCAGGTGCTCTACGAGCTGCTCCTGACCGCACTGGGGTATGCCCCCAATGCCGAGCCCATGCGGATGCTGGCCGAGCGGCTGCCGCTGGCCGTGCTGCGTACGCTACCCACGGCCGAGGACGTCGAAGCGGCCCTGCTGGGTGCGGCCGGATTGCTGGAAGGACTTCCCTCCGATCGTCTGTTTACGGCCACGCGTTGCGAGACGCTGCGCGCCCGTTTTGCCCGGATGCAACCGGATCTGAACGTTGCGCCTCTGCCCGCGCTGCTCTGGCAACGCGGCGGATTGCGCCCGGCCAATCGTCCCGAGCGCCGTCTGTTGCAGGCGGCCGCCTGGCTGGCACCCGACGGATGGTTGCGTCAGGATCCGGTCGCCCGGCTCGAAGCGGCATTTCAGCAACCGCAACCGCTGACCGCCCTGCGCCGGCTGCTCCGTCCGTCCGGCACGCGCGTCGCTCCGGGCCGCCAGCGCCTCGATCTTCTGCTGCTGAACGCGATCGTGCCCTTTCTGCTGGCACGCAACGCCGCGCTTGCGCCCCGGCTCATCGCGCTGCTGCAGGCCCTGCCTCCCGAGCGGGATCGGATCACCCGTCGCTTTGCCCGGCCGGGCTACCTTCCGCCCGATGCGTTTTTTTCGCAGGCCCTTCACCAGCTCTACCGAAAATATTGCCAGCAATTGCGCTGTCTGCAGTGTGCGATCGGACGCTATCTGATTGATTTTGATGCAGACCATCCGTAGGATTTTAGAAGCTACATTTTCAGTCGATTATTGAGGGGAGCATCGTGGGCCGTTAATTCGTTGCATCGAAAAGCCATGCGTTCCCCCGGGCCGTCGTTGACCATGCAAAATCCCACAACACCGTCGGGGCGGCCGGTGCCCGCCACCCGCTTTCAGGCGAACCTGAACGTTCGCTTCCCACCGCTTCCCCGCACAGCCACCGAAGTGGCCCGCCTGCTCAGCGACGATACGGCCGAGCCCAACCTGGAAAAGCTGATCGAGATCGTCCACGCCGACCCCATCGTCACGCAGCTGGTGCTCCGACGCATCAACTCGGCGTACTACGGCCTGCGGCGACGCATCACCGAAATCCAGAAGGCCATCGCCCTGCTGGGCTTTCTGGAGGTCAGCAACATCGTGTTGACGGCCGCCATGCTGCAGCTGCGCGAGGCCGTCTCCAACCCCGAGCAGGAGCATATTTTCGAGGATCTGATGCGGCTGAGCGTCGGCGGTGCCATCTATGCGCAGCGTCTGGCGCAGTGGCTGGGCCTCCCCTTTGCGCGTCGCGTTTTTACTACCGGTCTGCTGCATACCAGCGGCCGTCTGATTCTGCTCTACAACCGGCCCGACGACTACGAAGCGCTCTGGTACACGAACGAAGAAGGAGCCCTGCCGTCGGCCGACGCCGAACGCACGATCTTCGGGGTCAGCTATCTGGAGTTGAACGAGCAGGCGGCGAAGGAGTGGAATTTGCCCGAGGAACTGGGAGTGGTGCTGGGGAAACTGGAGACGCCCAAAGAACTGTCGACACCCGAACTGAAAACCCAGGCGGCCCTGGTGGCTACCGGAAGCGCTGTGGCCGAGCAACTCCACCTGGCACACAGCGAAACCGTCCTGCTTCCCGAACAGGCCCGTCTATTGCTGGGTTATACCCTTACCGAAGCGCAGATCGTCGAGCGGCTCCAGGCCGAACGCGACGACGTGGAACGCTACCTCCATATGTTGCTGAAAGGAAACGGGCACGGAAACGACGAAGCCTAAACCCATAGCTGCACGCCCAGTCGCAGCTCTCGTCCGGGTCCGGGTAGTCCGAGTTGCGGCCAGACGGCCGTGTCCGTCACGTTATTGATCCGCACGAAGCCCTCCACCTGTCCCGAGGCAAGCGGCAACCGGTAGGCCAGCCGCACGTGGAGCAGCAGCGCATCGGGTAGCGCCTGCAGCCGATTCGCTTCGTCCAGCGCCCAGGCGCGGCCGCGATAATGCAACTGCACGAGCGGGGCCAGTCCGAGCCCCGGCAGGCGGCGGAGCATGAGCGTCGCCAGCCACTCTGGCTTTTCGACCAGCGGCCGGTCGGGCCCCGGCAGAAACGCCCGGCTGCGAAGTCCGGCCACGTGTCCTTCCAGCGTCCAGCTCCGGAGAAAAGCCCATCCCCCTCGGACTTCCATGCCGTAGACCCGGCTGCCCTCCAGGTTGATCCGTTGCCGC contains these protein-coding regions:
- a CDS encoding HDOD domain-containing protein, with translation MRSPGPSLTMQNPTTPSGRPVPATRFQANLNVRFPPLPRTATEVARLLSDDTAEPNLEKLIEIVHADPIVTQLVLRRINSAYYGLRRRITEIQKAIALLGFLEVSNIVLTAAMLQLREAVSNPEQEHIFEDLMRLSVGGAIYAQRLAQWLGLPFARRVFTTGLLHTSGRLILLYNRPDDYEALWYTNEEGALPSADAERTIFGVSYLELNEQAAKEWNLPEELGVVLGKLETPKELSTPELKTQAALVATGSAVAEQLHLAHSETVLLPEQARLLLGYTLTEAQIVERLQAERDDVERYLHMLLKGNGHGNDEA
- a CDS encoding DUF2851 family protein; amino-acid sequence: MHGRPPEALLHDLWAHGLLATRPLRTTTGESVQILHPGEANAEAGPDFLDACLLIDGTRWYGGVELHVRSAEWTAHGHHRDPRYNSVILHVVLEADAATGRLRRADGTPLPELVLAPYLSRPIRELLFAFYRRPRQSLPCAPQWSAVPEAVRTSWLEALGWQRLRERAGNIRRRLQEVPPDQVLYELLLTALGYAPNAEPMRMLAERLPLAVLRTLPTAEDVEAALLGAAGLLEGLPSDRLFTATRCETLRARFARMQPDLNVAPLPALLWQRGGLRPANRPERRLLQAAAWLAPDGWLRQDPVARLEAAFQQPQPLTALRRLLRPSGTRVAPGRQRLDLLLLNAIVPFLLARNAALAPRLIALLQALPPERDRITRRFARPGYLPPDAFFSQALHQLYRKYCQQLRCLQCAIGRYLIDFDADHP